Proteins encoded within one genomic window of Sphaerotilus montanus:
- a CDS encoding molybdenum cofactor biosynthesis protein MoaE: protein MSPSSLPSPSPSPRLSSVSIQTEDFDLSAEVAALRSGDAGVGAITTFVGTVRDRHAGQPDAGSISAMELEHYPGMTERSIEAMIDDAFRRFDIRGVRVIHRVGPLQIADQIVLVAVTSMHRGESFQACEFLMDYLKSEAPFWKKETTPEGARWVDARVSDDAALKRWGIVSGNATGA from the coding sequence ATGTCGCCGTCCTCGCTGCCGTCGCCGTCGCCGTCGCCCCGCCTGTCCAGCGTCTCCATCCAGACCGAAGACTTCGACCTCTCCGCCGAAGTCGCCGCACTGCGCAGTGGTGACGCGGGCGTCGGCGCCATCACCACCTTCGTCGGCACCGTGCGCGACCGCCACGCCGGCCAGCCCGATGCCGGCTCGATCAGCGCGATGGAGCTGGAGCACTACCCCGGCATGACCGAGCGCAGCATCGAGGCGATGATCGACGACGCCTTCCGCCGCTTCGACATCCGCGGCGTGCGCGTCATCCACCGCGTCGGCCCGTTGCAGATCGCCGACCAGATCGTGCTGGTCGCGGTCACGTCGATGCACCGCGGCGAGTCGTTCCAGGCCTGCGAGTTCCTGATGGACTACCTCAAGTCCGAGGCACCGTTCTGGAAGAAGGAAACCACGCCCGAAGGCGCCCGCTGGGTCGACGCCCGCGTCAGCGATGACGCGGCGCTGAAGCGCTGGGGCATCGTCTCCGGCAACGCCACGGGCGCCTGA
- a CDS encoding MoaD/ThiS family protein: protein MQIQIRYFASLRESLGAGETLTLDTPLTVGQLRDQLIARGEPHAGALARGRALRAALNQTMCAETAELTLGAEVAFFPPVTGG, encoded by the coding sequence TCCCTGCGCGAGTCGCTCGGCGCGGGCGAGACCCTGACGCTCGACACGCCGCTGACGGTCGGCCAGTTGCGTGACCAGCTCATCGCGCGCGGCGAGCCCCACGCTGGCGCGCTGGCGCGGGGCAGGGCGCTGCGAGCGGCGCTCAACCAGACGATGTGCGCCGAGACAGCGGAGCTGACGCTGGGCGCCGAGGTCGCGTTCTTCCCGCCGGTCACCGGAGGCTGA